A part of Streptomyces sp. DSM 40750 genomic DNA contains:
- a CDS encoding GNAT family N-acetyltransferase, which translates to MLALLRSRWHAVWAGLCALSLLGRRTGCQMTLPVLYAREGYQLVVLAGHAAGKQWWRNFAPPRHLGVLVPWQATFALLSVCVSVTRGRGRPTSAVWEADPMPGALRRLDARFFPAWLERSRDEYANDLVVMGQTPEDAYRHADESMARSFPSGAPGPGHVVFDVVDDAGATVGYLWTGPDTSDDAGAWWIWDIVIDAEKRGRGLGRTAMVLGEEYARAQGAHTLGLSVFGFNTGARGLYESLGYGTTSVKMLKKLG; encoded by the coding sequence GTGCTGGCGCTGCTGCGATCGCGGTGGCACGCGGTATGGGCCGGGCTGTGTGCGCTGTCGCTCCTGGGGCGTCGCACCGGGTGCCAGATGACACTGCCGGTTCTGTACGCGCGCGAGGGCTACCAGCTCGTGGTACTGGCGGGTCACGCCGCCGGCAAGCAGTGGTGGCGCAACTTCGCCCCACCCCGTCACCTCGGCGTGCTAGTGCCGTGGCAGGCAACGTTTGCCCTGTTGAGCGTGTGTGTGAGCGTTACGCGGGGACGAGGCCGTCCAACATCGGCGGTGTGGGAGGCTGATCCGATGCCTGGAGCCCTTCGCCGCTTGGACGCGCGGTTTTTCCCTGCGTGGCTCGAACGCAGTCGGGATGAGTACGCCAATGATCTTGTCGTCATGGGGCAGACGCCCGAGGATGCCTACCGGCATGCGGACGAAAGCATGGCTCGCTCGTTTCCCTCTGGTGCACCGGGTCCGGGGCACGTGGTCTTCGACGTGGTCGATGACGCCGGGGCAACCGTCGGTTACCTCTGGACCGGACCAGACACGAGCGACGACGCCGGCGCCTGGTGGATCTGGGACATCGTGATCGACGCTGAGAAGCGTGGTCGGGGCCTCGGGCGCACGGCCATGGTCCTCGGCGAGGAATACGCCCGGGCGCAGGGCGCTCATACTCTCGGCCTCAGTGTCTTCGGGTTCAACACGGGTGCCCGCGGCCTTTACGAGTCGCTCGGCTACGGGACGACCTCCGTCAAGATGCTCAAGAAACTCGGCTGA
- a CDS encoding sensor histidine kinase, translating to MAESPAQGRRGGPAAPQLRLDELLEGLQAQVEQVRAARDRVHTLLDAVLTIGTDLDLDVVLRRITESAVTLVDAQYGALGVLGEEGKIRQFITVGMDEDTIRTIGHYPEGQGILGLLIKEPEPLRLANLGRHPDSVGFPAGHPPMTTFLGAPVRVRDQVFGNLYLTDKRGGAEFDDDDEAVLRTLAAAAGVAVDNARLYEGSRRREQWLAASSELTRSLLSGTDPDRVLHQVAAAARQLSGADLVTLAVRFDGGEELVIEAADGEGAEQVRGLVLPATTLAAKVYQSNQRISSSALSAEPQAGGGSAAQLGLGPGFLLPLGGGENVRGVLQVANLPGGTEFSDATMAMIDSFADQAALALEIAEHRREAEHLVVLTDRDRIARDLHDLAIQRLFASGLTLNSVLGRISDRPEVAERVQRVVDDLDDTIKTVRGTIYALHERDRSDSRGGLRSRLLAETDQAADVLGFTPALRMTGLLDTAVPADHADHLLAVLRETLSNAARHAHATGVEVTAETDGRRLHLRVADNGGGIDPAVTRRSGLDNLGRRATDLGGSFTLTPNEPTGTIAEWTVPLPTQTDA from the coding sequence ATGGCGGAGAGTCCAGCACAGGGGCGCAGGGGCGGCCCGGCGGCGCCCCAGTTGCGGCTGGATGAATTGCTGGAGGGCCTGCAGGCGCAGGTGGAGCAGGTCCGCGCGGCCCGGGACCGGGTACACACGCTGCTGGACGCGGTCCTCACCATCGGCACTGATCTGGATCTCGACGTTGTACTGCGGCGGATCACCGAGTCCGCGGTCACCCTGGTGGACGCCCAGTACGGGGCCCTCGGCGTGCTGGGCGAGGAAGGGAAGATCCGGCAGTTCATCACGGTCGGCATGGACGAGGACACCATCCGTACCATCGGCCACTATCCCGAGGGTCAGGGCATCCTGGGGCTCCTGATCAAGGAGCCGGAGCCGCTGCGCCTGGCCAACCTTGGCCGCCACCCCGACTCGGTCGGCTTCCCCGCGGGACATCCGCCGATGACCACCTTCCTGGGCGCGCCGGTGCGCGTGCGCGACCAGGTCTTCGGAAACCTGTATCTGACCGACAAGCGCGGCGGAGCGGAGTTCGATGACGATGACGAGGCGGTGCTGCGTACGCTCGCGGCCGCGGCCGGTGTGGCCGTCGACAACGCCCGCCTGTACGAGGGCTCCCGGCGCCGGGAGCAGTGGCTGGCGGCGAGCAGCGAACTCACCCGCAGCCTGCTGTCGGGCACCGACCCGGACCGGGTTCTGCATCAGGTCGCCGCAGCCGCCAGACAGCTGTCCGGCGCCGACCTGGTGACGCTGGCCGTACGGTTCGACGGCGGCGAGGAGCTGGTGATCGAGGCCGCGGACGGCGAGGGCGCCGAGCAGGTGCGAGGACTGGTCCTGCCGGCCACCACACTGGCCGCGAAGGTCTACCAGTCCAACCAGCGGATCAGCAGCAGTGCGCTGTCCGCCGAGCCGCAGGCCGGTGGCGGTTCAGCGGCACAGCTCGGCCTGGGACCGGGGTTCCTGCTCCCACTGGGCGGCGGCGAGAACGTGCGCGGAGTTTTGCAGGTTGCCAACCTGCCCGGCGGTACGGAGTTCTCCGACGCCACCATGGCCATGATCGACAGCTTCGCCGACCAGGCCGCACTCGCCCTGGAGATCGCCGAGCACCGGCGCGAGGCCGAGCACCTCGTGGTCCTGACCGACCGCGACCGCATCGCCCGCGACCTGCACGACCTTGCCATCCAACGGCTGTTCGCCTCCGGACTGACCCTCAATTCCGTACTCGGCCGGATTTCCGACCGGCCCGAGGTGGCCGAGCGCGTCCAGCGCGTGGTCGACGACCTCGACGACACCATCAAGACCGTACGAGGCACGATCTACGCGCTACACGAGCGCGACCGCTCCGACAGCCGCGGCGGGCTGCGCTCAAGGCTTCTGGCCGAGACCGACCAGGCCGCCGACGTGCTCGGCTTCACTCCCGCGCTGCGCATGACCGGCCTGCTGGACACCGCCGTACCCGCGGACCATGCCGACCACCTGCTCGCCGTGCTGCGCGAGACGCTCTCCAACGCCGCCCGGCACGCGCACGCCACCGGCGTCGAGGTCACCGCCGAGACGGACGGTCGGCGGCTCCACCTGCGCGTCGCTGACAACGGCGGCGGCATCGACCCGGCCGTCACCCGGCGCAGCGGCCTGGACAACCTCGGTCGGCGCGCCACCGACCTCGGCGGCAGCTTCACTCTCACGCCGAACGAACCCACCGGCACCATCGCGGAATGGACCGTGCCTCTCCCCACGCAGACGGACGCCTGA
- a CDS encoding anion permease: MKWAVPVAAGLTVYLLPQPDGIKAGGWAVLAIFTGTVLGLILQPLPLGAVALVGLTAAMITGTLEPDVALGGFSEPTIWLIVAAFFISLGFTKTGLGRRIALLFVRALGRSSLGLAYGITLTDLVLAPATPSNTARSGGVINPVIGSLSTNAGSHPGDESRRKLGAYLSVTAMQINTVTSAMFLTSMAANPLVQKLAADHGIALTWSSWALAALVPGLVALLVLPALLYRVFPPAVRATPEAPAQARAQLAELGRMSRQEWTMAGVFVLLLLLWSVGGQVWDLSATVSAFTGVALLLVTGVLTWGDLAAEKAAWTTLVWFAVLVMLAGQLQELGVIGWFSDAITDATSGVGWRTAFVILTLVYLFSHYLFASNTAHVAAMYAAFLAAATATGAPPVMAALVLGFISSLYGGLTHYASGPAPVLFGGGYVTLAEWWRTGLIAAGANIVIWMGVGAVWLKVLGHW; this comes from the coding sequence CTGAAGTGGGCCGTTCCCGTGGCCGCGGGTCTGACCGTCTACCTGCTACCGCAGCCGGACGGAATCAAGGCCGGCGGGTGGGCGGTACTCGCCATCTTCACCGGCACCGTACTGGGCCTGATCCTGCAGCCGCTCCCGCTCGGCGCGGTCGCCCTCGTCGGCCTGACAGCGGCGATGATCACCGGCACGCTGGAGCCGGACGTCGCGCTCGGCGGCTTCTCCGAGCCGACCATCTGGCTGATCGTGGCCGCGTTCTTCATCTCGCTGGGATTCACCAAGACCGGCCTCGGCCGACGCATCGCCCTGCTGTTCGTCCGTGCCCTGGGCCGCAGCAGCCTGGGACTGGCCTACGGCATCACCCTGACCGACCTGGTGCTCGCCCCGGCCACCCCGAGCAACACCGCCCGATCCGGCGGCGTCATCAACCCCGTCATCGGCTCGCTCAGCACCAACGCCGGCTCGCACCCCGGCGACGAAAGCCGCCGCAAGCTCGGCGCCTACCTCAGCGTGACCGCCATGCAGATCAACACGGTCACCAGCGCCATGTTCCTGACCTCCATGGCCGCCAACCCCCTGGTGCAAAAGCTCGCCGCCGACCACGGCATCGCCCTCACCTGGAGCTCCTGGGCGCTCGCGGCACTCGTGCCCGGACTGGTGGCCCTGTTGGTGCTCCCGGCGCTGCTGTACCGCGTCTTCCCGCCTGCCGTCCGCGCCACCCCCGAAGCCCCGGCCCAGGCCCGCGCTCAGCTCGCCGAGCTGGGCCGGATGTCCCGTCAGGAATGGACCATGGCAGGCGTCTTCGTCCTGCTGCTCCTGCTGTGGTCGGTCGGCGGTCAGGTCTGGGACCTGTCCGCCACCGTCTCCGCTTTCACCGGCGTGGCACTGCTGCTCGTCACCGGCGTACTGACCTGGGGCGACCTGGCCGCGGAGAAGGCGGCCTGGACCACCCTGGTGTGGTTCGCCGTCCTGGTGATGTTGGCCGGCCAGCTCCAGGAACTCGGCGTGATCGGCTGGTTCAGCGACGCGATCACCGATGCCACCTCAGGCGTGGGCTGGCGGACCGCTTTCGTGATCCTGACGCTGGTCTACCTGTTCTCCCATTACCTGTTCGCCTCCAACACCGCGCACGTGGCCGCGATGTACGCCGCCTTCCTGGCGGCCGCCACCGCCACCGGCGCCCCGCCGGTGATGGCCGCCCTGGTGCTCGGCTTCATCAGCTCCCTGTACGGCGGCCTCACCCACTACGCCTCCGGGCCGGCCCCCGTCCTCTTCGGCGGCGGGTACGTCACCCTCGCCGAATGGTGGCGCACCGGGCTGATCGCCGCCGGCGCCAACATCGTGATCTGGATGGGCGTGGGAGCCGTCTGGCTCAAGGTCCTGGGGCACTGGTGA